In the genome of Xanthomonas hortorum pv. pelargonii, the window CAGCAAGAAGAACATCCAGTATTCCTTGCGACGCGAGCGACCGGTGAAGTCGGCGTAGCGCTTGAGCGGCAACAACATCCATTCCATTGTGATTCTCCAGGTAAGAGCAGTCAGCGGTGTCTGTGATCCGGTGCACGGTGCAACGGGCCGCGCATGGTGCCATAGCCGCACTCTTTCTGAAAACGTTTTCTCGACAATCAAACGCAAATACAGCCGTCTATCCGACAGACGGTTTGCAGTGTTCAGTCGCAATCGCAACATGCGGCTGCCTGACGTGGCCGAGGCGACGCTGCTCGCCACATTCGACACCGCTCAGCGCACCGCTCGCAGCGTCCGCCCCGCTCTGCGTGGACCTTACTCAGCCGCCGCTTCCAGCGCCTGGCTCAGCCGCTCCACCGCGACGATCTCCATACCCTTGATGCTGGTGGTCTTCGGCGCATTGGCCTTGGGCACGATCGCGCGCTTGAAGCCATGGGTGGCGGCTTCTTTCAGGCGGTCCTCGCCGTTGGGCACCGGCCGGATCTCGCCGGACAACCCCACCTCGCCGAAGGCGATCGTCTTGTCGGCCAACGGCCGATCGCGCAAAGAGGACAACACCGCCAGCAGCACCGGCAGATCGGCCGCAGTTTCCTGCACGCGGATGCCGCCGACCACGTTGACGAATACGTCCTGGTCGCCCACCACGATGCCGCCATGGCGATGCAGCACCGCCAGCAGCATCGCCAGCCGGTTCTGTTCCAACCCCACCGCAACCCGACGCGGATTGGACAGCGGCGAGGCATCCACCAGCGCCTGCACTTCCACCATCAACGGCCGGGTGCCTTCGCGGGTGACCATCACGCAACTTCCGGGCTGCTGGGTGCTGCCGCCGGACAGGAAGATCGCCGACGGATTGGAGACCTCCTTGAGGCCCTTCTCGCCCATCGCGAACACCCCCAGCTCGTTGACCGCACCGAAGCGATTCTTGAAGGCGCGCAGCAAGCGAAACCGGCTGCCGCTCTCGCCTTCGAAGTACAGCACCGCATCGACCATATGCTCCAGCACGCGCGGCCCCGCGATGCCGCCTTCCTTGGTCACATGGCCGACCAGGAAGACGGCGGTGCCGGTTTCCTTGGCATAGCGCACCAGCCGCGCCGCGCTCTCGCGCACCTGGCTCACCGAACCCGGCGCTGCGGTTAGCGATTCGGTCCACAAGGTCTGTACCGAGTCGGCCACGATCAGCTTCGGCCGCGCCACGCTGGCGTGCTGCAGGATATTCTCGATGCCGGTTTCGGCCAGCGCATTCAGGCCTTCCAACGGCAGATCCAGGCGCACCGCACGTCCTGCGACCTGGGCCAGCGATTCTTCGCCAGTCACGTACAACACCGGCAGCGTACTGGCCATGCTGGCCAATGCTTGCAGCAACAACGTCGACTTGCCGATGCCGGGGTCGCCACCGATCAACACCACCGCGCCTTCGACCAGACCGCCGCCCAGCACCCGATCGAACTCGCCGATGCCGGTGGACACGCGCGACTGTTCGGATTGGCGCACGTCCTTGAGCGCGGTGATCTTGGGCGCCTCGGTCTTGCCCGACCAACCGGTGCGGCGCGAAGCCGCCGGCGATGCCTTGCCGCCGGGGGTTGCGCTTTCGAGCACGATTTCGCTGAGCGTATTCCACACTCCGCACTCGGTGCACTGCCCCTGCCACTTGTTGTATTCGGCGCCACACTCGCCGCAGACATAGGCTATTTTTGCCTTCGCCATCGTCAGTTAGCCAATCGTTTCTGGAGCGACAGCATAGTCGCCGCCGGTCTCAGGATGCGCGACGCGGGCGCGTAGCGCCGGGAATCGGGAATCGTCCAGGCTGACGGTGTTGCTGGACTGCGTGCAACTGCAGACTTCAACCACGGCGGTCTGCGTGGGATCCGTCGACGACGCCGACCACTCGGCTAGCGCAAGGTCTTCGATCGATCAATCGGCATCGTCACCGACGAAAATCAACCTCCAAAGCCGCATGATCGATCGCAATCGACCATGCAGCTCCAAGGTTCTACTCCTGCCCGCTCGACTATCTCCCCGAACGGGCACTGCCACTCAGCGCGCCTTGTACAACTCGCTCAAGCGATCCGGCTTGCCGGCAATGCGCTCCAGATGCGGATACAGCAGGCCGCCGTGGTAATCGATGCGCACGGTGTCGTAGCGGTCCAGACGCTTGACCAGCAATTCGATAGGCGCAGTGCTGCCCTTGGCCGCCGTGATCGCGTCCTTGATCACCTCACTGCTGAAGGCGCGGCCGTTGACCGCCACGATCGTGTTGCCGGCGATCAGGCCGGCATTGAAGGCCGGGCCGTCCCACAGCACATCACCGATGTCGCCAGAGGCTTTCAAGGACACGCCAAGCGAATAGGCCAGATTGGCGTCCTTGTCGTCGCTCTCGTCGGCCTTGGTGGCCAGGTTCGGCTCCTCGTTGTAGACCAGCTTCCAGCCATTGGCTTCGATGCCGCCGTTCAACGACCCGTGCCCGTCCATGCGGCTGCGCAACAGGCTCGCCCAGTCGTAGGCGGCCACGCCGTTGAGCGTGGTCACGATGTCGTCGAAGGTGTACGGATTGACGTCCCAATCGCCGTTCTTCATGCCGAAGAACGCCTTGCCGAAGTCGTCGATGGAGCGCTTGTTGTTGGTCAGCGCGCGCAGCTTGCTGTCCACTTCCAGCCACATCATCTGGCCGCCGGAATAATAGTCCTCGCTCATCTGATAGCTGCGATACGCCTTGGGCCGGCGCATCGACATGGTCGGGTCGTTGGTGGTGTCCTGCACGGTGCGCCAGGCCATGCCGGGGCGGCCACGCTCGTAGCTTGCCGCCACGCCGGCCAGCATGTCGCGCGCCTGATCCTGCGTCCACAGGCCCGAGCGTGCGGCCATCACTTCGCCCCAGAACTGGGTCTGGCCTTCGTACAGCCACAGCAGGCTGTCGCCCATCGGCACGTTGAAATTTGGCGTGGACAGATCCGCGCCGCGGCGATACTTGCCGTTCCAGGAATGGTTGAATTCGTGCGCGAGCAGGTCGCGCCCGGTCCAGCTCTTGTCCCACTCGGTGAAATACGTCGGCACGCCGCTGTTTTCGCTGGAGCGATGGTGCTCCAGGCCGATACCGCCCAGCTTCTTGGTCAGCGCGAGCAGAAATTCGTAATGGTCGAAATGGCGCGCGCCGTACAACTTGTCCATCTGCTGCACCAGCGCCGCATGCGCCTTGATCTGTTCGGGCTTGGCGTCCAGCGACTTGGCTTCGTCGGCAAAGACGTTGAGGTAGACCGGCTGCTTGCCGCCGCTCAGTTCCACGCGCTTGTAGTACTTGCCGGCGAACATCGGCGAGTCGACCAGGTCGTCGAAATCGATCGGCTTGAAGGTCACCGTATCGCCGACGCGGCGCTCGGTTTCCAGCGCGGTGGCATAGCTCCAGCCGGCCGGCAACGTGACACTGGCCTGCGTCTTGATGTTGCGTGCGAAGACACCGGCCGGATACAGCGCGGTGGTGTTCCACTGCAGGTTGAGCATCTCCGGGGTCATCATCACCCGGCCCTGGTTGCTCGCTTGCGGAGAGAGAAACTTGAACTCGGCTACCAGCTCGGTGGCGCCCTGCGGCACATCGATCTTGAAGGCATACACGTCGAACTGATCGCGCGTCCACGGCACCACCTTGCCATCGACCTTGATCACCAGACCGGCGAGCTTGTCGATCGGCCCGGTCGGCGAGTGATTGCCGGGGATCCACTGCGGATACAGCAGCGTCATCGGGCCGGGCTTTGCCGGCATGGTGGTCCTGACCTTGAAGATGCGGTGGGCCAGATCGGTGGCATCGACATCGATCTTCAAGCTGCCTTCGAACGGCACGTCCTGCGGCGGCGCGGTTTGCGCAGCGGCGGGCAACGACAGCGCTGCCAGCAGCGACACGGACAACAGGGTGGGCATCTTCATCGCAACTCCGCAGGTGACCTGGAAACAGGCAAGCCCACGATGCTAAGCGCCCACCACGGCTTCCCCGTATGCCATTGGTCATGCCGCAGGCAAATTCATGCGCAAAAAAAAGCCGCCAATCGCTGGCGGCCTTCTTCATAACAGCATGACGCGATCCGCGTGGCGCCGTCTCAATGCATCATGTTGACGTTCATGTTGTGCAGCACCCACAGCGAACCGACGATCACGATGCCGATGATCAGCAGCGAGAACAGGCCCACCTGCACATTGGAGCGCTGCTCGGGCGAGCGATCCATATGCAGGAAATACACCATGTGCACCAGCATCTGCACGGCGGCCATCAGCGAGATCACGATGACCGTGACGCCCTTGGAGAACGCCCCGCTCATCACCATCGCAAACGGGATGACGGTGAGGATCACGGCCATCACAAAGCCGATCAGATAGGACTTCAGGCCGCCGGCATGTGCGTCGGCGGCGGTTTCATGCGCGTGATGATTGGCCATTACAGCGCTCCCAGCAGATAGACGACGGTGAACACACCGATCCAGATGATGTCCAGGAAATGCCAGAACAGGCTCAGGCAAGCAAGACGCGTGCTGTTGCGCGGGGTCAGGCCGTTCTTTGAGATCTGGATCACCAGCACCGCCATCCACAACAGACCCGAGGCCACGTGCAGACCGTGCGTGCCCACCAGGGTGAAGAAGGCCGACAGGAACGCGCTGCGTCCCGGGCCCGCCCCTTCATGGATCAGGTGGTTGAACTCCCACACTTCCATGCACAGAAAGCCGATACCCAGCAGCGCGGTGACGCCCAACCAGGCATACAGCCCGGTCATGCTGCGCTTGTGCGCGGAGATCATCGCGACGCCGAAGCTCAGGCTGCTGAACAACAGCAGGAAGGTTTCCACCAGCACGAACTTCAGGTCGAACAACTCCTTGGCCGTCGGGCCGTCCACCGTGGCGCCCGAGAGCACCGCATAGGTGGCGAACAGGCCGGCGAACAGCAGGCAGTCGCTCATCAGGTAGACCCAGAACCCGAAGACGGTGTTGCCACCGGCGTCGTGATGTTCGTGGTCGTCGTGGCCGCCCGCGTGGGCGGCGTGGTCAAGCGTGGTCGAGGAAGACATGGTCATATCACCTTCGCGGCCTGCGCCGCATGTTGCTGTTCGAGCAGGGCAAAGCGCGCGTTTTCGATGCGCTCCACTTCGTCGGCCGGCACCCAGTAATCGATGTCGTCATCGAAGGTACGTGCGATGAAGCTGCCGATCATGCCGACCAGGCCGATGATCGCCAGCCACCAGATGTGCCAGATCAACCCGAAGCCCATCAGCACGCTGAAGGCACCGATGTACACGCCTGCACCGGTGTTGCGTGGCATGTGGATCGCTTCGTACTTGGACGGACGCACCCAGCCCTTGCCGTTCTGCTTGTCGGCCCAGAACTGATCGCGGTCGTCGATATGCGGCAGCACTGCGAAGTTGTAGAACGGCGGCGGCGAAGAGGTTGCCCACTCCAGCGTACGGCCATCCCACGGATCGCCCGTGTAGTCCATGTGCTCCTTGCGCTTCCAGACGCTGTAACCGATCTGCACCAGATTCAGGAAGATGCCCATGCCGATGATCGCAGCACCCGCAGCGGCCACGTACAGCCACGGCGCCCACTCGGGGTGGTTGTAGGTGTTCATGCGGCGGGTCATGCCCATGAAGCCGAGCACGTACAGCGGCATGAAGGCCACGAAGAAGCCGATGATCCAGCACCAGAACGAGGCCTTGCCGATCTTCTCGTTGAGCTTGAAGCCGAACGCCTTCGGGAACCAGTAGGTCAGACCCGCCAGGTAACCGAACACCACGCCGCCGATGATCACGTTATGGAAGTGCGCGATCAGGAACAGGCTGTTGTGCAGCACGAAGTCCACGGCCGGAATCGCCAGCATCACGCCGGTCATGCCGCCGATGGTGAAGGTGATGATGAAGCCGATCGTCCACAGCACCGGAGAGGTCATGTGCACACGACCGCGGAACATGGTGAACAGCCAGTTGAAGATCTTCACACCGGTCGGGATCGAGATGATCATCGTCGTGATGCCGAAGAAGGCATTGACGTTGGCACCCGAGCCCATGGTGAAGAAGTGGTGCAACCACACCACGAACGACAGCACGCCGATGCACGAGGTGGCGTAGACCATCGAGGTGTAGCCGAACAGCCGCTTGCGGCTGTAGGTCGCGATCAACTCGGAGAAGATGCCGAACGCCGGCAGGATCAGGATATAGACTTCCGGGTGGCCCCAGATCCAGATCAGGTTGACGTACATCATGGCGTTGCCGCCACCGTCGTTGGTGAAGAAGTGCGTGCCCAGGTAACGGTCGGCACCCAGCAAAGCCAACGCCACGGTCAGGATCGGGAACGCGGCGATGATCAGGATGTTGGTGATCAGCGCGGTCCAGGTGAAGATCGGCATGCGCATCAGGGTCATGCCCGGCGCGCGCATCCGCATGATCGTCACGAAGAAGTTGATGCCGGTCAGCAACGTGCCTAAACCTGAGACCTGCAACGCCCAGATGTAGTAATCGACACCAACCCCTGGACTGTATTCCAGCCCCGACAACGGCGGATACGCCAACCAGCCGGTCTGCGCGAATTCACCGACACCCAGCGAGATGTTGATCAGCGCCGCACCGGCTACGAACAGCCAGAAGCTCAGCGAGTTCAGGAACGGGAACGCCACGTCGCGTGCGCCGATCTGCAGCGGCACGATCAGATTCAACAAGCCCGTCATGAACGGCATGGCCATGAAGAAGATCATGATCACGCCGTGCGCGGTAAAGATCTGGTCGTAGTGATGTGGCGGCAGCACACCTTCTCCGCCGTTACCCGCCAACGCCTGCTGGGCACGCATCATCGCCGCATCCGCAAAGCCGCGCAGCAGCATCACCAGCGCCACGATGATATACATCACACCGATGCGCTTGTGATCCACCGAGGTGAACCACTCGTTCCACAGGTAGCCCCACAGCTTGTACTTGGTGATGGCGCCCGCGATGAGCAGGCCGAGCAGGCCGGCGCCACCGAGAGCGACCATGATGATCGGCTCGTGGTACGGAACCGCCTCGAGCGTAAGTTTGCCTAGCATCACTTGTCTCCAGAAGTGCACATGGCAACCGGCTCTGCAGCCGATGCCTGATGGTCGCCGTGGCCTTCGCCATGGCCTTGCGGACCGTGACCCGGACCATTCATGTATTTGTCGACCAGCGAGCGGAACATGCCGTCCTGCACCGACGAGTAGTAGGTGACCGGATACTGTTCTTTATCGTTGCGATTGGCGGCCAGCACCTGGTATTCGACGGCAGTCAGCGCCTTCGGCGATGCCTTGACCTTGGCCACCCATGCATCGAAGCCGGCCTGGTCGGTGGCATGCGCCTTGAAGCTCATCTTCGAAAAGCCGTGACCGCTGTAGTTGGTGGACAGGCCGAAGTATTCGCCCTGCTCGTTGGCCACCAGATGCAGCTTGGTTTCCATGCCGGCCATCGCGTAGATCATCGTGCCCAGGTGCGGGATGAAGAAGGAATTCATCACCGTGTCGGAGGTGATCTTGAAGTTCAGCGGCGTGTGCACCGGGAAGGCGATTTCGTTGACCGTGGCGATGTTCTGGTCCGGGTAGATGAACATCCACTTCCAGTCCAGCGAGACCGCTTCGATGGTGAGCGGCTTGACGTCCGAATCCAGCGGCCGGTACGGATCCAGCGCATGCGAGGAGCGCCAGGTCAGCACTGCCAGCACCAGGATGATCACGCACGGGATCGACCACACCACCACTTCGATGGCGGTGGAGTGCGACCAATCCGGCTCGTAGCGCGCCTTCGTGTTGGACGCGCGATATTTCCACGCGAACGCGATCGTCATCACGATCACCGGGATGACCACGATCAGCATCAGCACCACCGAGGTGATCAGCAGTTGCTTTTCGTCGTGGCCGATCTGGCCTTTCGGATTGAGGATGGCCGAGTTGCAGCCTGCCAACAGCAGGAACGGCAACATCAGGCCTGGACGAAGTACACGCCCGAGATGTTTCAACGGAATCATCGGTCGATCCAAGTGCGAAGGAACGCCAGCCTCATGCGTCGCATCCCCTTTCGGGACATGTCCGGCAGCGCTCTTCCTGAAGAAAGATGACCGCGCAGACCGAAGACACGGGTTAGCTCCCTAATTTTAAACTTTGCTGCACCTGCACGAAACCCATCGGCCATGATCTGCCGCAATTAATGCGCGCAAACGTATGCGACATGTTGTCGCAGCGCGGCGCAAGGCAGAAACGATACGGTTGCGGACCTGCACAATCAGGCCTGCGTGATGTGCAGCGCCTATGGCTGCGCGTGCGCTTAGGTGAACGCGCATCTGCCCAAAACGCAACTGGGCCGACCAATGGCCGACCCAGTATTGAAGCGATGGTGCCGGAAATAGGAATCGAACCTACGACCTACGCATTACGAATGCGCCGCTCTACCAACTGAGCTATTCCGGCGAGCCGTGAATTGTAGGAGCGGAGCCAGTCCCGGGTCAATCGCCGCTGGTGGAGCAGGCCGGGCATTGCGGCGTCATGCGCCAGGTTGCGACTGGAGAAAGTCAGTCAGCTGACAACTGCAAGGCAGCCCACATGCGCCAAACCGAATCCCTACTCGCCAAGCCCATTTACAAGCGCCTGCTTTCAGCTAACCAAGCGCAACCGCAGTTCCTTGGGCAGCGCGAACACCATCGATTCCGGCTCGCCCTCCAGCTCGGAGACGCCCTCGGCGCCCAGCTCGCGCAGCCGTGCCAGCACCCCATCCACCAGCACCTGCGGTGCGGAAGCGCCGGCGGTCAGGCCGATGTGCTGCTTGCCGACGATCCAGGCCGGGTCGATCTCGCTGGCGTTGTCGATCAGGTAAGACTCCACCCCGTCGCGTCGTGCCAGCTCGCTGAGACGGTTGGAGTTGGAGCTATTGGGCGAACCGACCACCAGCACCAGATCGCATTGGCGCGCGAGATCGCGCACCGCGTCCTGGCGGTTCTGGGTGGCATAACAGATATCGTCGTGGCGCGGCCCCTGCATCGCCGGGAAGCGCGCACGCAGGGCCTCGATGATGCCCATGGTGTCGTCCACCGACAGCGTGGTCTGGGTGGTGTAGGCGAGGTTTTCGGGCTGGCGGATCTGCAGCGTGGCCACCTGCTCGATGTCTTCGACCAGATAGATCGTGCCCGGGCCGCGCTCACGGCTCCACTGCCCCATCGTGCCTTCCACTTCCGGATGCCCGGCATGGCCGATCAGCACCACATCGCGTCCGGCCCGGCAATGCCGCGCCACCTCGAAGTGCACCTTGGTCACCAGCGGACAGGTCGCGTCGAACACCTTGAGCCCGCGGCGCTCGGCCTCCAGGCGCACCGCCTGCGAGACGCCGTGTGCGCTGAAGATCACCGTGGCGTTATCGGGCACCTCGTCGAGTTCTTCGACGAAGACCGCGCCGCGCTGCTTGAGGTCGTCGACCACGAAACGGTTGTGCACCACTTCATGGCGCACATAGATCGGCGCGCCCAGCGTCTCGATCGCGCGCTTGACGATCTCGATCGCACGGTCGACACCGGCACAAAAACCACGGGGATTGGCGAGCAGGACTTCCATGGCGGGCATTCTACGGGAATGGGGAATCAGGAATCGGACCGGGCGGCGTGCGCCCGCAGGAACACTTCAGCCTCGATTGCTAATTTTTGATCCCTGACTCCCGCTTACCGCCCTTGTCGAACAGACCGAATACCGCGATCCCGATGGCGCCGCCCACGATCGCCGAGTCGGCGATATTGAACGACGGCCAGGTGTGGCTGCCGATGTACCACTGGATGAAATCGACCACGTGGCCATGCATCAGGCGGTCGATCACGTTGCCGATCGCCCCGCCGATCACCAGCGCATACGGCAGCGCGCTACGCCACTCGCCGCGCACGGTGCGCGACAGCCAGAACGCCAGCAGCCCGCTGATGCCCACCGCCAGCGCGGTGAAGAACCACAGCTGCCAGCCGCCGGCATCGCTCAGAAAGCTGAAGGCCGCCCCGGTGTTGTAGGTGCGGTACCAGTTCCAGAAGCCGTCGATCACCGGCACGGCGGTGTACTCGGGCAGGCTGGACAGCACCCAGGCCTTGCTCCACTGGTCCAGCCCGACCACGAGCGCAGACAACAGCAACCAGATCAGGGCGGAGGGTTTGGGGCGTTGACTCATGTCGAGAGGTCGCAATTGGTTGTGATTTCTCCGACGCCGGAGAAGATGCCTGGATGGCGTTGGAGATGGCGAAAACTAAACAACGATGACCAAAGCTGGATGACAGGCAAGCGAGGATGGCATGGCCGCTTCAGCCAGCTGCCCTGCCCCGCTTTACCGCAAGCGCGAGCCTCAGCAAGCGCCACAACGCATCAGGCGTAGCAGTCAGCGCCGCGTAAGCGTGTGGCGCAGTAGCCTGCAAATAAGGCAGCGGCACGTTCCAGCGCAGCACGTTCTACGAAAACATCGGCAGTGCGTTGCGGAATCTTCCGCGACGCATTGCCGTCGATGCCCGCATCAGAACCAGCGACGCGCCTCGCCCGGGCCTTCGAGATTGCTCACGCAGCGGCTGCACAGTTCCGGGTGACGCGGATCGCTGCCCACGCTGGCCTGGTGGTGCCAACAGCGCACGCACTTGGCCTTGGTGGTCGGCTGCGCGCTGACGAAGATGTCGTCGGTGCTGGCCGCAGTGACGGTCACATCGCCACTGATGAACAAAAAGCGCAGCTCCTCGGCCAGCGGCTGCCAGCGCGCGGCGGTCTGCGCATCGGCGGCGACGGTGATCTCCGCTTCCAGCGCCGCACCGATCGCGCCATTGGCACGCATCGGCTCCAGCACCTTGGCCACCTGCTCGCGCAAGGCCAGCAATTTGTCGAAGTCGGCACTGGTCAACGCGGCATCGGCCGGCAATGGCGCCAGCCCCTCGTACCAGGTGGCGAACAGCACGTTGTCGGTGTGCTTGCCCGGCAGATAGCCCCACAGTTCTTCGGCGGTGAAGCTCAGCAGCGGCGCGATCCAGCGCACGAACGCCTCGGCCACGTGATACATCGCGCTCTGCGCCGAACGGCGGCCGCGTGCATCCTCGGCCATCGTGTACAGGC includes:
- the cyoB gene encoding cytochrome o ubiquinol oxidase subunit I, which translates into the protein MLGKLTLEAVPYHEPIIMVALGGAGLLGLLIAGAITKYKLWGYLWNEWFTSVDHKRIGVMYIIVALVMLLRGFADAAMMRAQQALAGNGGEGVLPPHHYDQIFTAHGVIMIFFMAMPFMTGLLNLIVPLQIGARDVAFPFLNSLSFWLFVAGAALINISLGVGEFAQTGWLAYPPLSGLEYSPGVGVDYYIWALQVSGLGTLLTGINFFVTIMRMRAPGMTLMRMPIFTWTALITNILIIAAFPILTVALALLGADRYLGTHFFTNDGGGNAMMYVNLIWIWGHPEVYILILPAFGIFSELIATYSRKRLFGYTSMVYATSCIGVLSFVVWLHHFFTMGSGANVNAFFGITTMIISIPTGVKIFNWLFTMFRGRVHMTSPVLWTIGFIITFTIGGMTGVMLAIPAVDFVLHNSLFLIAHFHNVIIGGVVFGYLAGLTYWFPKAFGFKLNEKIGKASFWCWIIGFFVAFMPLYVLGFMGMTRRMNTYNHPEWAPWLYVAAAGAAIIGMGIFLNLVQIGYSVWKRKEHMDYTGDPWDGRTLEWATSSPPPFYNFAVLPHIDDRDQFWADKQNGKGWVRPSKYEAIHMPRNTGAGVYIGAFSVLMGFGLIWHIWWLAIIGLVGMIGSFIARTFDDDIDYWVPADEVERIENARFALLEQQHAAQAAKVI
- a CDS encoding M61 family metallopeptidase — its product is MKMPTLLSVSLLAALSLPAAAQTAPPQDVPFEGSLKIDVDATDLAHRIFKVRTTMPAKPGPMTLLYPQWIPGNHSPTGPIDKLAGLVIKVDGKVVPWTRDQFDVYAFKIDVPQGATELVAEFKFLSPQASNQGRVMMTPEMLNLQWNTTALYPAGVFARNIKTQASVTLPAGWSYATALETERRVGDTVTFKPIDFDDLVDSPMFAGKYYKRVELSGGKQPVYLNVFADEAKSLDAKPEQIKAHAALVQQMDKLYGARHFDHYEFLLALTKKLGGIGLEHHRSSENSGVPTYFTEWDKSWTGRDLLAHEFNHSWNGKYRRGADLSTPNFNVPMGDSLLWLYEGQTQFWGEVMAARSGLWTQDQARDMLAGVAASYERGRPGMAWRTVQDTTNDPTMSMRRPKAYRSYQMSEDYYSGGQMMWLEVDSKLRALTNNKRSIDDFGKAFFGMKNGDWDVNPYTFDDIVTTLNGVAAYDWASLLRSRMDGHGSLNGGIEANGWKLVYNEEPNLATKADESDDKDANLAYSLGVSLKASGDIGDVLWDGPAFNAGLIAGNTIVAVNGRAFSSEVIKDAITAAKGSTAPIELLVKRLDRYDTVRIDYHGGLLYPHLERIAGKPDRLSELYKAR
- the cyoA gene encoding ubiquinol oxidase subunit II; its protein translation is MIPLKHLGRVLRPGLMLPFLLLAGCNSAILNPKGQIGHDEKQLLITSVVLMLIVVIPVIVMTIAFAWKYRASNTKARYEPDWSHSTAIEVVVWSIPCVIILVLAVLTWRSSHALDPYRPLDSDVKPLTIEAVSLDWKWMFIYPDQNIATVNEIAFPVHTPLNFKITSDTVMNSFFIPHLGTMIYAMAGMETKLHLVANEQGEYFGLSTNYSGHGFSKMSFKAHATDQAGFDAWVAKVKASPKALTAVEYQVLAANRNDKEQYPVTYYSSVQDGMFRSLVDKYMNGPGHGPQGHGEGHGDHQASAAEPVAMCTSGDK
- the cyoD gene encoding cytochrome o ubiquinol oxidase subunit IV, translating into MANHHAHETAADAHAGGLKSYLIGFVMAVILTVIPFAMVMSGAFSKGVTVIVISLMAAVQMLVHMVYFLHMDRSPEQRSNVQVGLFSLLIIGIVIVGSLWVLHNMNVNMMH
- the cyoC gene encoding cytochrome o ubiquinol oxidase subunit III codes for the protein MTMSSSTTLDHAAHAGGHDDHEHHDAGGNTVFGFWVYLMSDCLLFAGLFATYAVLSGATVDGPTAKELFDLKFVLVETFLLLFSSLSFGVAMISAHKRSMTGLYAWLGVTALLGIGFLCMEVWEFNHLIHEGAGPGRSAFLSAFFTLVGTHGLHVASGLLWMAVLVIQISKNGLTPRNSTRLACLSLFWHFLDIIWIGVFTVVYLLGAL
- the ispH gene encoding 4-hydroxy-3-methylbut-2-enyl diphosphate reductase; translation: MEVLLANPRGFCAGVDRAIEIVKRAIETLGAPIYVRHEVVHNRFVVDDLKQRGAVFVEELDEVPDNATVIFSAHGVSQAVRLEAERRGLKVFDATCPLVTKVHFEVARHCRAGRDVVLIGHAGHPEVEGTMGQWSRERGPGTIYLVEDIEQVATLQIRQPENLAYTTQTTLSVDDTMGIIEALRARFPAMQGPRHDDICYATQNRQDAVRDLARQCDLVLVVGSPNSSNSNRLSELARRDGVESYLIDNASEIDPAWIVGKQHIGLTAGASAPQVLVDGVLARLRELGAEGVSELEGEPESMVFALPKELRLRLVS
- the lspA gene encoding signal peptidase II encodes the protein MSQRPKPSALIWLLLSALVVGLDQWSKAWVLSSLPEYTAVPVIDGFWNWYRTYNTGAAFSFLSDAGGWQLWFFTALAVGISGLLAFWLSRTVRGEWRSALPYALVIGGAIGNVIDRLMHGHVVDFIQWYIGSHTWPSFNIADSAIVGGAIGIAVFGLFDKGGKRESGIKN
- the radA gene encoding DNA repair protein RadA, whose translation is MAKAKIAYVCGECGAEYNKWQGQCTECGVWNTLSEIVLESATPGGKASPAASRRTGWSGKTEAPKITALKDVRQSEQSRVSTGIGEFDRVLGGGLVEGAVVLIGGDPGIGKSTLLLQALASMASTLPVLYVTGEESLAQVAGRAVRLDLPLEGLNALAETGIENILQHASVARPKLIVADSVQTLWTESLTAAPGSVSQVRESAARLVRYAKETGTAVFLVGHVTKEGGIAGPRVLEHMVDAVLYFEGESGSRFRLLRAFKNRFGAVNELGVFAMGEKGLKEVSNPSAIFLSGGSTQQPGSCVMVTREGTRPLMVEVQALVDASPLSNPRRVAVGLEQNRLAMLLAVLHRHGGIVVGDQDVFVNVVGGIRVQETAADLPVLLAVLSSLRDRPLADKTIAFGEVGLSGEIRPVPNGEDRLKEAATHGFKRAIVPKANAPKTTSIKGMEIVAVERLSQALEAAAE